From Xanthomonas citri pv. mangiferaeindicae:
TGCGCTCGCCATGCACCATGCTGCGATGCAGCCTGAGGGAGCACTGCACGATGGTCCGACCGTTCCAGCACCTTGTTTACCTGAGCCTCGGCCTGGCCGCCACCACTCTGGTGGCCGCCTGCCCCCCGCATCCGCAACGGCCGCATGAAGTCGTCGTGGCCCCGGCCCTGATGCCCGCGCCTGCCCGGCTCGTCGCCGGCGACGGCGGCTTCGATCTCAGCGCGGCTACACCGCTGCATGCCGACGGCCTGGCCGGGCAACAGGCAGCGCGCCGGTTCGCCGCGCTGGCCGCCAAGTCCAACGGTCTGCGCCTGGCCGCGCCCGCAGCCGGCGGCCCGGCGCCCGGCGCGATCGCGTTCGTGCTCGATCCGGCGGTCTCGCCCGAGGCGCCCGAAGGCTATGCGCTGGAGATCGCGCAGGACGGCATCGTGGTGCGCGCCGCCGATGCGCGCGGTCTGTTCCATGGTGCGACGACGCTGTGGCAGTTGGTCGCGCAGGCCCAGGGCGAGGCGATGACACTGCCGGCGCTGCGCATTGAGGATGCCCCGCGCTTTGGCTGGCGCGGGCTCATGCTCGATTCGGCCCGGCATTTCCAGAGCGTCGACGAGATCAAGCACGTGCTCGACGCGATGGCGATGCACAAGCTCAACGTCTTCCATTGGCACCTGACCGACGACCAGGGCTGGCGCATCGAGATCAAGCGCTATCCGCGCCTGGCCGAGGTCGGCGGGTGCCGCATTCCGGCCGGCGATGGCGGCATCGATCCTGCGACCGGCGCGCCGGTGCCCTACTGCGGCTACTACACCCGGGACCAGATCCGCGAGGTCGTGGCCTATGCCGCGACGCTGCATATCGAGGTCGTGCCGGAGATCAACGGCCCCGGGCACGCCCAGGCTGCGGTCGCGGCCTATCCCGAGCTCGGCGTGCTCGACACGCCGGTCCCGGTACTCGCCGAATGGGGCGTCAACCGCACGCTGTTCAATGTCGAGGAGTCGACCTTCACGTTTCTGGAGAACGTGCTGGCCGAGGTGGTCACGCTGTTCCCGGGCCGCTATGTGCATGTCGGCGGCGACGAAGCGGTCAAGGACCAGTGGCAGGCGTCGCCGCGGGTGCAACAGCGCATGCGCGAACTCGGCGTGCGCGACGAGGCGCAGTTGCAGAGCCATTTCATCGGCCGGATGGAGCGCTACCTGTCCACGCATGGTCGGCGCCTGATTGGTTGGGACGAGATCCTCGAAGGCGGCCTGCCGCCGGAGGCGACGGTCATGTCGTGGCGCGGGATCGAGGGCGGCATCGCCGCTGCCGCGCTCGGCCACGACGTCGTCATGAGCCCGTCTTCGGACCTGTACCTGGATTACCTGCAGACCGACGCGCCCGACGAGCCGCCGGGCCGGCCGTCGATGGTCACGCTCGAGCAGGTCTACCGGTTCGAGCCGGTGCCCGCCGCGCTGCCGGCCGCGCAACGCCATCACATTCTCGGCGTGCAGGCGAACATGTGGACCGAGCACACGCGCAGCTTCGCGCGCCTGCAGCACAACTTGTTCCCGCGCATGGCGGCGCTGGCCGAGACCGCCTGGTCGCCGGTGGAAGCCCGCGACTACGCGGATTTTTTGGCGCGCCTGCCGGTGCAGTTGCAGCGCTACCGCGCGATGGACATCGCCTACGCGCAAACGCCGTTCCAGGCGCTGGCCACGATCGACGGCGACCGCCGCGACGGCAGCGCGCGGGCGACATTGCGCAATCCGCTCGGCTACCCGATCCACTACACCCTCGATGGCCGCGCGCCGGATGCCGGCTCGCCGCGCTACACCGCACCGCTCGATCTGCGCCTGCCGGTGCAGCTGCGCGCGGCCGCGTTCGCCGCCGACGGCACGTCGCTGGCGCCGGCCACGACCCATGCGGTCGATGCGACCTCGCTGCTGACCCGCCGCAACGCCGAGCTGGCGGTCTGCCCCGATATCGGGCGCCTGCTGCTGCGGCTCGAGGACGACGGTCCGCTGACCGGCGAGCGCGCGATCTTCAACGTGACGATCTTCCACCCCTGCTGGCTGTGGCCGGCGGCGGACCTGGGCGATATCGATCGGTTGACGGTCCGCGCCGGACGCATGCCCTATGCGTTCCAGCTGGCCCACGACGAACCGCAGCGCACCTTCCTGCCGGCGCGCACCGCGCACGGCGAGCTGCAGGTCCAGGGCGAGGGCTGCGCCGGTCCGGTGCTGGCGACGGTGCCGTTGCCGGCGGCGCCCGATGCCGATGGCTTCGTCAGTCTCGACGTGCCGCTCGATACCGGCGCGCTGGGCACACGACGCGCGACCGATCTGTGCTTGCGCTTCACCGGCGACACCCGGCCGACGATGTGGGTGTTGGACGCGGTCACGCTGCAGCCGCGTTGACGACGCGCGGCGGGCGCCTGGACTACCGGCGTCCGCCGTCGATGCGCAGCAGCAGGTCGCGCAGTGGCGTGAGCCGGGTCGCCAGGCCCGCGATCACACCCAGCGTGTTGGCCAATGCATCGGCCGGGTCCTGCATGCGGGTCTGGGTCAGCGCGCCCTGCGCGAATTCCAGCCCGATTCCCAGCAGCACCAGGCCCAGGCCGGCACCGAGCAGCGAGGGCCAGCGCGCGTAGAGCTGCACCGCCGCTGCCGCCAGGGCCGCATAGGCGAGGACATGTCCGAGCTTGTCGCCATCGGGCACGTCGGGCATCGGCACCGAGGGCACCAGCGACAGCACCACGACTGTCGCGATCGCCGCGATCCACAGCCCGCACCACAGCCGAGGCCGGCGCAGCGGCTTGAGCGCGCTGCGTCGCACGCGAGGCCCCGCGGCGCGGCTCACAGCCGGTGGCTCAGATCGCCGACGAGGAACGCGTGCTCGAAGTCGACATCGCGGGCAAAGCCAATCGCCTGGAACGCCTCGCCCATGCCGCCGGGCAACGTCAGCTTCTTGACCTGCTGGCGCAGGGCGTAGCGCGCGGCTTCGTCGGCGGCCTGGGCTTCTTGCGCGGCCAGCCGCGCATCCAGGCGATTGCCCAGCAGCAACGAGGCCTGGGTGCAGTAACCGGCGAATTCGAAGCCGGCCCCGGTGCCCGCCTCGGCCAGCGCGGTGAAGTCGACCGAGGCGGTCAGGTCCTGCAGGCCCGGCAGCGCGAGCAAATCCGGCGACACCCGGTGACGGTGGAAAGCGCGCAGGGTGCCGTCGCTGCGGTCGTCGCGGTAGTACTCGCTGCGCGGATAGCCGTAGTCGACGAACAGCATCGCGCCGCGTCGCAGGCCGCCGGCCACCGCCTGTACCCAGTAGGGCAGTTGCGGCAGCAGTTCGGAGCGGTAGCCCTCGGGCAGCGGCGCGCCGCGCTGGCGCTCGATATGCCGCACCGCCGGCGCCAGCAGCGCATCGGCCGGGCGCAGCGCGGTCGCAAAGCCACCATCGTCGGCGACGATGACGTACTCCTCGTGCACCTCGCCGCCCTGCATCGCGAACCGCGGCGTGGGCAGCGCATCGACGACCTCGTTGGCGAACAGCACACCGTTCCAGTCGTCGGGCATCGGGCCATCGAGCCAGTGCACGCGCGCGAACAGCGCGGCCGGCAACTGCGCGGCCAGATGCGCGCGCTGGCGCTCGCGCAGGTCCGCGCTGGGCTCGAGGATCGCGTAGCGGGCCGGCACCGCGTCGAGCGCGGCCAGGTGCGCGAGCGCATCGGCGGCGAACGCGCCGCTGCCGCCGCCGACCTCCAGCATCTGGGCGTCGCCGCCGATCTCGCGCAGCACCGGCGCGATCGCCTCGGCGATGCATTCGGCGAACAGACTGCCGAGCTCGGGCGCGGTGACGAAGTCGCCGGCCGCGCCGAACTTGGTCGCACCGGCGCTGTAGTAGCCCAGGCCCGGCGCGTACAACGCCAGTTCCATGAACTTCCAGAACGGGATCGCGCCGCCGGCCTCGGCGATCAGCGTGCGAATCGCCGCACGCAGGCGTTCGCTGTGGGCCAGGGCATCGTCAGAGATAGGGGGAGCGGACATAAGTGGGGCTTGGCGGTCACAATGCACAGCATACCGAGCCTGCTGCACGCGGGCTGTCAGGAGCCCGCATGGACACCCCACGCCCCGTCGTGCTGATCACCGGCGCCGCGCGCCGCCTCGGCGCCGCGATCGCCCGTCATCTGCATGCACAGGGCCACGACGTCGCACTGCATTGCCACGCCTCGCGCGCCGATGCCGACGCGTTGGCGGCCACGCTCGAGGCCGAGCGCCCGGGCAGCGCCGCCGTGCTGCAGGCCGACCTGGCCGATGCCGACGCCACCGCCGCGCTCGTCGCCGCGACGGTGGCCCGGTTTGGCCGGCTCGATGCCTTGGTCAACAACGCCGCGGCCTTTGCGCCAGCGCCGCTGGAGGACAGCGACGCGGCCGCATTCGATGCGCTGATGGCAGTCAACGCCCGCGCGCCGTTCCTGCTCGCACGCGCCGCCGCGCCGCACTTGCGCCGCGCCAGCGGCGCGATCGTCAACATCGTCGACCTCTATGCCGAACGCCCGCGCGCCGACCTGGTCGCCTATGCGGCGTCGAAGGCAGCGCTGCTCGGGCTGACCCGGGGCCTCGCGGTCGCGCTGGCGCCGCAGGTGCGGGTCAACGCGGTGGCACCGGGCGCGATCCTGTGGCCGGAGGACGGCGGCGATCCCGAGCTGCGGGCGCGCATTCTCGAGGCGACCCCACTGCGCCGGCAGGGCCGGGTCGAGGACATCGCCGAGGCGGTCGGCTGGCTGTTGCGCGGCGCCGGCTTCAGCACCGGTGAGGTGCTCCACGTCGACGGCGGCCGCATGCTGTGAACCGGCCCGGTCTGCGCACGCTGCTGTCGGTGTTGCTGGGCGCAGCGGCCTGGCTGCTGGCGGGCCTGGCCATGGCGGCGCCGCTGGTCGCGCTCGATGGCCGCTGGCAGGCCACGGACGCACTGCCGGCGCAGGCCTTCGACCCGCAGCGCGGACTGACGCTGCCCCGCGCGGACGCCGGCCACACGGTGCAGCTGTGGCCGCGCGACGGCCAATGGCCGACCGGCCCCTGGGTGCTGGAGGTCCGGCAGGCGGCGCTGCAGCACGTGACCCTGGCCTGGCCGCCGGGCCAGCCGCAGACCCGCGCGCAGACGATCCTGGTGCCGGGACAATGGCCGGGGCACGGCCGCCTGGGATTCCACATCGTGGCGCCGCCGCCCGACGGCGGTCCGCTGACACTGCACGTCGACGCTCATGGCAGCATGCCCGGCACACTGCTGTGGTCGGTGGTGTCGGACAGCGACTACCTGCAACGCGATGCGCGCTGGTTGGCGATCGCGAGCGCGTGCCTGGCGACGATGCTGGCAATGGCGGTGATGGCGGCCTTCTTCGCTTGGCGGCTGCGCGATGCGACCTTCGCGTTCTATGCGGTCTATGTGGTGGCGTTCGCGCTGGTGATGGCGCTGCAGACCGGCTACACCGTGCATCCGCTCGGCCAGCAATGGCTGGGCGAGGCCACCCGCTTCTGGGGGCGGCTGGCGACCGCGACCGCGATCGTCGCCGCGATCCTGTTCCTCGACCGCTTCGCCGACCTGCCACGCCTGCTGCCGCGCGGCCGGCGCTGGCTGCGCGGCTATGCCGCGGTGGTCGCGTTGTGCGCAGTGCCGGCGTTGCTGCCGCTGCCCGCGCTCGAGGCGCTCGGCCGCACACTGATCAACCCGCTGCTGGCGCTGGGCGCGCCGCTGTTGCTGGGCGCCGCCGCACTCGCCGCGCGCCGCGGCTCGCGACTGGCCGGCGTGTTCCTGATCGGCTGGACGCCGCTGCTGCTGGTCACCGCGCTGTCGAGCCTTGGGCTTGGCGAGCGGATCGGCATCGCCTGGGACGACGGCCTGGCGGCGCTGGCGACTGGCGCGTTCGAAGCGCTGGTGCTGGCACTGGGCCTGGCCGAGCGCAGCGCGGGATTGCGCGGCGAGCGCGACCTGGCGTTGCAGG
This genomic window contains:
- a CDS encoding pteridine reductase (Involved in pteridine salvage and antifolate resistance): MDTPRPVVLITGAARRLGAAIARHLHAQGHDVALHCHASRADADALAATLEAERPGSAAVLQADLADADATAALVAATVARFGRLDALVNNAAAFAPAPLEDSDAAAFDALMAVNARAPFLLARAAAPHLRRASGAIVNIVDLYAERPRADLVAYAASKAALLGLTRGLAVALAPQVRVNAVAPGAILWPEDGGDPELRARILEATPLRRQGRVEDIAEAVGWLLRGAGFSTGEVLHVDGGRML
- a CDS encoding beta-hexosaminidase produces the protein MVRPFQHLVYLSLGLAATTLVAACPPHPQRPHEVVVAPALMPAPARLVAGDGGFDLSAATPLHADGLAGQQAARRFAALAAKSNGLRLAAPAAGGPAPGAIAFVLDPAVSPEAPEGYALEIAQDGIVVRAADARGLFHGATTLWQLVAQAQGEAMTLPALRIEDAPRFGWRGLMLDSARHFQSVDEIKHVLDAMAMHKLNVFHWHLTDDQGWRIEIKRYPRLAEVGGCRIPAGDGGIDPATGAPVPYCGYYTRDQIREVVAYAATLHIEVVPEINGPGHAQAAVAAYPELGVLDTPVPVLAEWGVNRTLFNVEESTFTFLENVLAEVVTLFPGRYVHVGGDEAVKDQWQASPRVQQRMRELGVRDEAQLQSHFIGRMERYLSTHGRRLIGWDEILEGGLPPEATVMSWRGIEGGIAAAALGHDVVMSPSSDLYLDYLQTDAPDEPPGRPSMVTLEQVYRFEPVPAALPAAQRHHILGVQANMWTEHTRSFARLQHNLFPRMAALAETAWSPVEARDYADFLARLPVQLQRYRAMDIAYAQTPFQALATIDGDRRDGSARATLRNPLGYPIHYTLDGRAPDAGSPRYTAPLDLRLPVQLRAAAFAADGTSLAPATTHAVDATSLLTRRNAELAVCPDIGRLLLRLEDDGPLTGERAIFNVTIFHPCWLWPAADLGDIDRLTVRAGRMPYAFQLAHDEPQRTFLPARTAHGELQVQGEGCAGPVLATVPLPAAPDADGFVSLDVPLDTGALGTRRATDLCLRFTGDTRPTMWVLDAVTLQPR